The sequence GCTGTCATTTCCTTATCATTCACAACCCACTCTGACGGTTGTACGTCGGAATCAGTGCTATTACCTATTTGTATAACACCATTTTCAGAAACAATCCCAATGAAGCCATTTTCGTCGTTGTGATGTATGTCATAACTAATCGAAGTTTCTTCGGTGCCTTCGTTTATGATTGTTGCTTCTAAAATGCCATTTGAATTGAGATAAAATGGGTATTGCTTTGCAGAAGTAGAATATGATATTCCATCAGGCACGAGAAATTCTATACTCGTTGTCGCTAAGTTTTTATCATCAATACTTATTTCACTTGCACCCTCAAATACACATTCCCAGTATCTGTCTGGCATATTAGAAAATACTAATTTTTCAAGATTTTTTTTATTTAGTAACAGAGTTATTAGATCTTTTATTTCAGGTACTTCTAACCCCTTGCTTACTTCTGACAATAAAGTTATATCAATTTTCAAAGTGTATTCTTTTCTTTGAGTTTTCAAAAATTCCACGCCAGCTGTAGCTGGATTTGAATTCGTTGTTGATTCTTTGCTAATTAGAGGTATAGTAATTTTGTTAACAACGAAAAAAGGTGACGTATCAACGCCACCGAAATTCATAGTAATCATACTCAATTTTTAATCCCCCTCAATAAATTTTGTATTTTTGTTCTGTCGTTTTGGGCTTTAGTTACGGAATTGGAAGTCAAAGACCCTACTTCTTTACTGTCTACGTAAAGATTAGAATCTTTTTGCAACAATTTAGTTAGCAACATAATAACATCATCCCAACGAGAATCAGAATCGTTGCTTTTAGCTGAGACTGTTCCTCCAGAAATCCCCATCATTTGAATAGCTTGAGCCATTAAATCTAAAGAACGAGCTTTGTTTGTTAACGGAATAACCATCTCTGGTTTGTTCCCTTCTCCTACCATGGCCAAGTGCTGTTTCGTAATGATTCCACCATTCTCATAGCCAACACCTCGATAAGCGTTAGTTAGAGAACCATATCGGCTTACTGCATATCGAATAGAAGCAAGAATGTTAGAGAGTGGATCAGTTAATGATTTGTCGTAACCCGGACGAGCGTATGCTCTGAAAGTTGGTTCAATCACTTGTAAGAGACCTTTGGAAGGAATACCATTTTTAGCGTTGATATCCCAATTGTTGACCGCATTAGGATTACCGCCCGATTCCGTTTGCATTTGATACAAGAGTGCTTTCAGGTTGCCAGCAGAATATTGTTGTTCCATTTTGAGAGCCTTAGTCGCAAGCCCACGCCATTGTTCTACACCAGCCGATGGGTTGTATTTCACTTTAGGACTTTCTTCGTCAAATAGTTTTTTGATCCATCCGACCATAGAACCCTTAACTTTGCCAATCATTCCTTTAGCCATGTCGAGAGCAACACCTCCGACCCCGTCGTAATCAACAAATTTCGAAACTACCTTCTCAAGTAATTTAGACGGATTCGATATGTAATCAAAAACATCTCCTATTCCACTAACTATTTTCTTACCTACATTTTTAGTTCCATTCCAAATACCACTAAACCAATCACCAACATTTCCATTTTTATATCTAAAAGTAGGCCCTTTACGTCCCATAATATTTGCTGTTTGTTCAGCATTATAGACTCTAGTTCCTTTAGGCATATTAGGAATAAACACATTTTTGCCTTTAGGAATAAACGCTTGACCATCCGGAGTTTGAACTATTTCAGCGCCACGTCCATCGTTAACTAGAGCGTTACCACCTGGATGGCCCTCTGTACCTTTAGCGTAAGGTTTCCAGTCGTCTATTTTAGATTTAGAACCAAATTTTTCTAGTATCCAGTTTGCTCCACCAATTATTTTATTAACAGGAAGAGCTATTCCGTTGACTGCTCCTTTCCAAATAGAAACAAATGCATCTTTTAACGCTCCACCGCCTCTTAAAATTCCATCTTTCATTTTTCCCGGTACAGCCACTACTTTATCTACTATATCTTTTACTCCATTAACGAAGAATCCTTTTATTCCAGACCACATCGAGCTGAATGCAGATAATGAATTGGCTTTAAAATTAGAAAAGAATTCTAAAATTTTAGAAACCCAGCCTGTGACAGAACCTATAACTCCTGTTATGCCTTCACTGAAAAATGTTTTAATCCCTGTCCACATACCGCTAATTAAGCCGCTCGCACCTGAAACAAGGCTTCCTATACCTCCTAAAATTTTTCCAATAAACATTATGTTTATATAGTTCCAAATTAATTGAATTGCACCAAAGAAAATATTCTTAATCCCTTCCCATAGAGTAGAAAAGTTTAACGTAAGAATACCAGTGAAAACTAAGACAATTCCTTCAATTATTTTGATTGCCCCTGCAATAACGCCTTTAATATTATCCCACACAGTTTCTACAATAAATAAGATAGCAGTTAAAGCTACAGAGAAAATCGGTTTGATAATATTCCAGAAATTTTGAAGAGCTTGAATAATTTGAGGGCTATATCGATTCCAAAAATCCATTATTCCAGAAGCTTTAGACATAAAGAAACTAGAAATTTCAGAAAAAGCACTCACTAAAGCATCACGGATGGATTGAACTGTAGTTAGTATTTTAGTTACTGTCTCATTGCTAAACATTGTATTTAATATATCCAAGCCTTTTATATTACTTGTAGAATCAAATGAAAATAAATCTTTTATTGCCACAAATAATTTACCAATCCATGTAATTCCGCTCTTTATATTTCCCCATATGGAAGACATTACGTCTCCAAAACTCTTGCCTTTCGAATTTAACGCTACGAAAGCAATACCTAATCCAGCTATAGCTCCTACCACTAAAGTTATAGGAGAAAAAAGCGTCGAAAATAGCCCTGCAATCCACGGTAGTAAGCCTCCTGCTTGTGCGATGACTCCGCTTAATATTCCAAATCCTCCTGATAACTTTGCCAAAGCTGCAATTGCGACACTAAAGCCTTGACCAACCGAACCCACTACCATTAAAAGTGGACCAATAACGGCGGTTAAACCAGCTACCGTCAAAATAGTTTTTTTGGTCTTATCACTCAACTGTATAAAAGACTTTACAAGAGTAGTTACCTTTTCAATTATTGGTGTAAATACAGGTAATAATTGCTCTCCGAATACAGTAGATAAATTTTTAATAGACTCTTTGAATTTATTTAACTGATTTTTGTCAGTGTTATTCATTTGATTAGCTAATTTTTGCGTATACCCGCTAGCTTTTTCCGTTTCTCCAGTTAAATTAGTTAGTGCGTCTGCTCCTTGATTAACTAAGATGTTCATCCCTGTTTGTGCTTCTGTACCAAATGCCAAAGCTAGATATTGTGCTCTTGTAGCTCCGTTCCATCCTTGCGTCCCTTTTTCTATTTGAGAAAGGATTTCCGGAAATCCTATTGCACCTTTTTGGAAAGCTTCAAAATTGACACCCATAGCTGCCATAGCTGCCGCATTAGCATCGCTTGGTTTTAAAAGTTTTGATAACGCTCCTCTTAAAGCGGTACCCGCTTTATCAGCTTCTATACCGTTATTAGAAAGCAAACCTATAGCAGATGCTGTTTCTTCAACACTCATTCCTAAAGAGTTGGCCACTGGTCCAACGTATTCCATTGCCTTCCCTAAGTCTTCAAATCCAGTCGAAGTTAAATTTGCAACGTAAGTCAAGCTGTCAGTAACCCTTTGCGTATTTTTTAGTGTAGCGGTAGTAGATTCTGCTTTTAGTCCGAATTGTTCTAGAATACTCGTTGAAGCACTCATTACAGTAGCAAAATCATCACCAGAGGCTACTGTAGCATCTAAAATGGATGGCATGGCTCCTAGAGTTTGTTCGTACGTGTATCCTTTTTTTATAATTTCTTCCATACCTTCATTGATAGAATCAGTAGAAATACCATACTTGCTCGACCACTCAACAGACTTATCACCTAGTTCTTCAATCTGCTTAGTGAGTTTTCCTTGAGAAACGCTTCCGTCATTGATTAAAGCTCGAATAGTTTGTAGTTGACCACTAAAATTTGCTGCATTATTATATGCAACACCTAAGGATGCCACAATCGGTAAAGATACTTTAGTTGTAGCACCCTTACCAATATCTTTTATACTGGTACTGACACTTTTTATTTTGTCTTTGATTTTATCTAGACCTTCACTCAATTTTGTGAACGGGCTATTATCAATCGCCATTTGTTTTTTCATATTAGACATTGCAT is a genomic window of Vagococcus entomophilus containing:
- a CDS encoding phage tail tape measure protein; this translates as MANKQPLGNMIIELGLDSSAFSKGLEGAKKAITSNMNAMKAQMSVIGASGDKLGVLQAKYSGLQKTLDATRNQIDKLRDAYKDSLDENGNATKQSAKYADELNKAIARAGSLEKQIKQTDDAMSNMKKQMAIDNSPFTKLSEGLDKIKDKIKSVSTSIKDIGKGATTKVSLPIVASLGVAYNNAANFSGQLQTIRALINDGSVSQGKLTKQIEELGDKSVEWSSKYGISTDSINEGMEEIIKKGYTYEQTLGAMPSILDATVASGDDFATVMSASTSILEQFGLKAESTTATLKNTQRVTDSLTYVANLTSTGFEDLGKAMEYVGPVANSLGMSVEETASAIGLLSNNGIEADKAGTALRGALSKLLKPSDANAAAMAAMGVNFEAFQKGAIGFPEILSQIEKGTQGWNGATRAQYLALAFGTEAQTGMNILVNQGADALTNLTGETEKASGYTQKLANQMNNTDKNQLNKFKESIKNLSTVFGEQLLPVFTPIIEKVTTLVKSFIQLSDKTKKTILTVAGLTAVIGPLLMVVGSVGQGFSVAIAALAKLSGGFGILSGVIAQAGGLLPWIAGLFSTLFSPITLVVGAIAGLGIAFVALNSKGKSFGDVMSSIWGNIKSGITWIGKLFVAIKDLFSFDSTSNIKGLDILNTMFSNETVTKILTTVQSIRDALVSAFSEISSFFMSKASGIMDFWNRYSPQIIQALQNFWNIIKPIFSVALTAILFIVETVWDNIKGVIAGAIKIIEGIVLVFTGILTLNFSTLWEGIKNIFFGAIQLIWNYINIMFIGKILGGIGSLVSGASGLISGMWTGIKTFFSEGITGVIGSVTGWVSKILEFFSNFKANSLSAFSSMWSGIKGFFVNGVKDIVDKVVAVPGKMKDGILRGGGALKDAFVSIWKGAVNGIALPVNKIIGGANWILEKFGSKSKIDDWKPYAKGTEGHPGGNALVNDGRGAEIVQTPDGQAFIPKGKNVFIPNMPKGTRVYNAEQTANIMGRKGPTFRYKNGNVGDWFSGIWNGTKNVGKKIVSGIGDVFDYISNPSKLLEKVVSKFVDYDGVGGVALDMAKGMIGKVKGSMVGWIKKLFDEESPKVKYNPSAGVEQWRGLATKALKMEQQYSAGNLKALLYQMQTESGGNPNAVNNWDINAKNGIPSKGLLQVIEPTFRAYARPGYDKSLTDPLSNILASIRYAVSRYGSLTNAYRGVGYENGGIITKQHLAMVGEGNKPEMVIPLTNKARSLDLMAQAIQMMGISGGTVSAKSNDSDSRWDDVIMLLTKLLQKDSNLYVDSKEVGSLTSNSVTKAQNDRTKIQNLLRGIKN